The Clupea harengus chromosome 13, Ch_v2.0.2, whole genome shotgun sequence DNA window TATATTTAGGCAAACTTTCGTTTATggctcaaataaataaaatagctaGTCTTTATTATAATTGTAAACCCTTCCAGAAAATCAATCGATTTTCATCAATATGGCTATTTTGGAATTGCTTGTATCAAGAGCCAACCTATGTACGTGAGCTGATTTCAGTggattgtttctttttgttgttgtccgtCTGTCCCCCTTTCATCCCTACCGCTTTAGTTGAGTTAGAATTCAGAACATTCAGCAAGGTTATGTTCTAATCGCAGGCACATCGGATTTGTTTCTCAAATCAGTTATTTTGAGACGACAGTCCGCCCTGTTATTTGCATGTGGTCGGATCAGATTTATGCGTTCAGACATCACTAACCTGTCTGCATGGGTTGCTGTGGTAACGACGTAGGAGCAGCAGCATGGTGTCAGCATGAATTCCGGCACTTGGATCTGTCGTTGTGTGTCGCGTTACGAGTGACTCGAGATACTTTGAAATAGGATTTAAGCCTAACTACTGCTGAAATGTACGGTTGTCAATGTGTCACCTCTGAATACCTGTGCTGTCTCCCTGTGTCACCTCTGAATACCTGTGCTGTCTCCCTCAGAGCTACCTGTACCAGATCCTGGAGGGGATCCTGTTCTGTCACAGCCGACGGGTTCTGCACAGAGACCTGAAGCCCCAGAACCTGCTCATCGACAACAAGGGCGTCATCAAACTGGCCGACTTTGGGCTGGCTCGGGCCTTCGGGGTCCCAGTGAGGGTCTACACACATGAGGTATAGCACAACGGCGCCAACTGTCTGTAATTGTTCAGCGATCATAATGACCTGTGTGAATTTCGTATGAAGTTGAGGAATGCACGTTGATAAACCGTGTTAGTGTTTCTGAGAACACACTCATTATGGCCTATGCAGCTTGTGAGAGTCCAGAAAGGATGCAAAAGGTTTATGGACCAAAGGTACCTCATGGTATTGTTCACTCAGCTTCTTTATGTCTGTGTACAGTAGCactaaagtgtatgtgtgtgtgtgtgcgcgctcgtGTAGGTGGTGACGCTGTGGTACAGAGCGCCAGAGGTGCTCCTGGGCGCCTCTCGTTACTCTACACCCGTAGACGTCTGGAGTATTGGCACCATCTTTGCCGAGCTCGCCACCAAGAAACCCCTCTTCCATGGTGACTCTGAGATTGACCAACTCTTCAGGATCTTCAGGTACGTCGTCCTCACTGagattaaaggtgtagtccacaATTTTAATCAAATCCCATGTATACAAGGCAAGGTGTGTTTTCAGCATGAAGTGTTTGAAACTTGGTATATTCCACTTCACCCGTCAATTTTCTAATCAAACCTGAAGGTAGTTGGTTCAAGGTAGGCTAATAATTGGGAGCAGTGAGTGGGAACATCTATAGTTATAGCTATAGTTTGTGTACATCAGAGAAACCAGCGAGAGAACGGATGTTCTCAATGAGAGTGAACCTGTTCAAAACCCCAGACTCAAAACTATTCAGACATACCGCCCGTCAAGAGGCTGTTAAAAGCACTCGAGCTACATTGAACACTTGCTAGACGTAggcaaaaaaagaagcaaagatGTTTtgtcagaaacaaaaaaaaaacccctgATGTACGATAGTGGATAACTCTTATTGTACTGCCAGCAttgaacattttgttttgtcaggTTTCAGTGATGCACATATGAGAGCAATTTAGACCCAACGTGATTCCCAGACTAAAAATCGTTCTCcgcactagggatgggcattcgattaaattgtcttaatcgatcgtcgggagaattaacgatcaattttcgattaatcattaatatttttatattaaaattcactatttataggctatattaaaatgcagtgaaaatagaaaaaaacacagcgtgtttcctcattgagatctttattacaagatgaacaactcttgtggcagttaaacttacaagatggacaactcttgtggcagttaaacgggatccgttcaatggttacacttgaaaatatgcgctgctgtactcttaagcagcggagccgacagctagaagccggtgctcataaacacaactgaccctcgtttttttctctctctctaactaattaatctcacattttgaaattcattcatctagattcatcgtgattactcgttaatttataagatttaatcacttcagacagcgtgtattttagacacttgtttaattgtatttttttcgtgctctctcgccgtcatacaaggaatgtacgCGAGACACAATGTTGCCCCTCggcggtaaatcgtaagaattgtcccctgaagcaattcgaatcacctcagtcagcccaccgttttcaactatgttgatgggcgacagtcaccggcaacccaaactgctacagcgttggtaaccttttcacggactggtctagttattttcctagagaagtcgtggagtgtgggttggcgaccatctaacctgggactgctttctgtcgggtgctttgcattaaggtgataacttaaagacgagctgcttctgtgatagctacattcagcttgacaaatgctacatacaactttagttttgtcgattgttctgtcattttgcctcttaaacagaaacgttccgcccaacaatccctcagctctctccatcttcaactaccgtcggtctcttctatctaactgactgcagacacgctgcggtttcgtgccatgggtcaacgcacaccggaagtaaacaaagttgcgttaactgcgttaaaatattttattgcattaatctcggccacaataatctcatagaataacgcgttaactttgacagccctaaaataaataaattacacgcacactacgcaacagaacatgcattagttttatcgatgaaaaaataatttcatcgaggaaattcttaatgatcaattaatcgatcgtcgattaattatgcccatccctactccGCACAGTACTTTTTTCTCCCCAATCTGTCTTGTCTATGTTTCCATTTGCCTTCTCCAACAAAACACCCCAAATCTTGATTTAAATAAAGTTGTGTCCGGCTAGTTTTGCCCTAAAGCAACTGCTGTTGCAATATAGTAGTGTGAGCAAACTAGGCCTACTAGCATACTCTAGATTTCACATCTTAGTAAATCAGGGCTTCAGTGTCTGAAGTGGTGTGAGGCCTGTGCAAAGCAGAATCTGGATTCGCCAAGGTCATTTTAGACTTGAGTGCTGTGAGGTTAAAATTGTCGTGTTTGGCCATAATTATCACCAAGGGGTGCAAAAAAAGGAGCCGCATTTGATGCAAATTCTGTGTGCATTGTCATGAAGTGCAACTATTTACAGTGATAATAGAATGAGTGTAAGAATAGCCATATCAGTTGTACATTAAAACTAAGGAAAGTGTGGTTGAAATTGAGCTGTTCTGTCTGCTTTGTATTTGTTACgtttatgtaaatatgtatgtgtttcatGTGATTCTACCGTATAAATATTTCTGTCTTGCGTCCTCTATGGATTTAGTTTTattgtctgtcttttctctcctccatgtAAGTGTATATTTCAACCACAACTGACTTTCTTTAGGACCCTGGGAACACCAAATAATGATGTTTGGCCAGAGGTGGAAACCCTGCCTGACTACAAGAACACTTTCCCCAAGTGGAAGGGGGGAAACCTGTCCACCACAGTAAAGAATCTCAACAAGAGTGCCATTGATCTGCTTGGGGTGAGTCACGGACTAAAGTCTTCAAAGCAAGAAATGGATCAGAAAGGCATCGAGAGAAAATAAGCAGCGACGCCTTGGCTGTGTAAAGCAAATTAAAGCAGCAGTATGCcttaattagtgtgtgtgtgtgtgtatatatatatatataatatatatatatatatatatatatatattagtttaAATAGGTAACTatttttggtatcatcttcaaattcatgatagtatatggtcatgtgaaggacagatgaacacGCCTGTTCTAGCTAGTCGCGCGGGCTATGCAGTAGTATTCTGGTTCGGGAGCCGTGAAAATtcaagaaaagctttcacagcatgacctCACCAGTTATGTTGCCAATGTTACCATGGTAGCTTTTCTTAGTACCAGCTAGGTTGTTGATGGTAtgtgcaaggtttttgcatgcctttcagGTAGTTGTctcactagttttagactaGACCTCtatactgttactttaaaaaCTGTGGGGAGAACCCCAGTAagatgcttaaaaaaaaacttcaccgATTGGCCTGTTTTGAGACCTGTAATAAGCCGAATTTAAagcaatgtgtttttcttttgcagAAAATGCTGATCTACGACCCACCGAAGCGTATCTCCGCTCGGCAGGCCATGAACCATCCTTACTTTGATGACCTCAACAAAAGCACCCTCCCTGCCAGCAACACGAGGATTTAACCTAGCAACCGGCTGTCATGGAGATGGTGCCCATGGCAAACCATGCAATTATGGAGCAATACTCACCTCGGaatttgtttgttgatgtttatgTTAATTGTTGCGTTTGTCTTCTTTAAATGTTTGTATGCCTTCGCTTGTGTAATAGAAGGCATTTGTGTACATACATTATTGTGCTTTTTTGGAGTGAAATGGCAGTTTGTATATGTTTCCAGTAAAGTGCACTTTTCACATCAAACATCATtgtgctttttgtttttgtactttTTCTAGAGAGAAGCCGTAaaggtgtggggtgtgtttttcatttttgacaAACCTTTTCCTGAAAGGCCTTTTAATTTGAAAATATATAATTGACATGGCAAAATAAAGACCGTGTTTACCATTATTCCTGATTCTTATTTTACTGTTCtgtctattttttttaattaaatatttttcTGATGGAGACTTTGAGTGACACAGGCGGTCCCCCCCACACGTTTTTGGGATGTGGTGACTGGATTTGGTGGTGAAGTtaggaagaagggtgcaggagatggtggcttttcGATACAAAAATATTCTTTTATTTAAAGGGGAGTCCCAAAAATATGtgcccacaaaataaacaaacataatcaAAAACAGACAGACGCTCTCAAAGTGCTACAAACACTAGGCAATCTGCTCATTTCACTAGCACACATTCTAACTAGGCTCAATTTCACTTAGGACAAAACAAGGCAAACCAGTGTTCACACATCTAAACATGGTTAAACCTTCATGCGTCTCCCATCACCTCATGAAATGAGCCACCCtttaaattggtccaattaacTCCAACCATTGTATAGGGGGGAGACCAAATCTCTTGCAGGGCAACATCTCTTTTTCTTACCACGGTGAGACGGTTGTACAGAATCTGCAGAAATAACAAGAAACACTGATTGGCACatcttaattattatttttttgacactttatttttatagttttatcacacagatacagaaaagtaaacaaatggACAAAATCAGTCATTGACCTTTCAATAAAGTCCACTTCACCCATTCATCTTCACATTGTTCTGCCTGTACTCTTAATCTATGTGTTAGCTGTTCCATCACGAACATCTCACTCACAATTTTCAGCCATTCATCTCGAGTTTGGAtatcttaatttttttaacaGCAGAAACGCTGCACTGTGCCttttcagaatcagaaccaAGTCAGTTTacgcctaccaggaatttgctttggcatattggtgcagacaataaacataaaaaacataagTACTACAGAATAtaagaaaaactaaatataaaaAGTAAAACATATTTACAGAATACGAAATGGAGGAGCTGTGCAGTTTATGCAGGGAGTAAGTACTCATGTAAAATAGGCCAACTAACAAGGTACCAGGTCAAATAGTAATTATAAATCATCAgttatacatctgtgtgttaaaggtgcagtctacTATTGTGATCCCATACACCTTTGGCAAATTCAGAGAATGGTTCCTCACGGTCTTCTGGCTGTGCGTTCAGTGTTTGCTCTCAAAAACAACTCTGGTGTTGGAACACAGCTATGGCTCTATAAATGGGGAAACAAACCGGCTTgaaccgagccataaacaatcctaGCCAATCAACAGCATGGAAGGGAGAGGTGTAATTTGTCTGTTCATTTTAAATATCAAAAACCTTTCACAAAACCAAATGGCAAACTACCACATTTATCACCTTGTCATGGCACCTTTACTaatcattttcagtttttttccccttacaTATTTGGCATTGCATTTGTTCTTTGGAGGGATCTATTCAGGGACAGCAGTGGTCTTTGTGTTCGTGTTCGTCCTCATCTtcatggactctctctctctgtagcgcCCTGCGCAGAGCTGACAGCAAGGTGTCGCGGTTGTTCAGGACGTTGTAGCAAGTGAGGTCCATCAGCTTCTGGAAGTCCTCGGGCTGGTAGGCCATGTTCCTAGTACGATATGGCGAGTCTTTAGAGCTGACATCCAAGTCTCCTTGTTTCAGTTCATCTTTCCCCTCTCGTTTGACCCCTTAAAATAACAAGCAGGAAAACAAAGTTATCATCTGATGaaactttttcacaaactaGAACACCAAagcaagccagtggttgtgtgtgtgtgtgtgtgtgtgcgtgtgagccaGTGGTTGAGCGCTCACAGACTGGGGTTGTGAATAAACCTGAACTATCGCTGATATATGTGAAATCCTGTCAAGGTGTATTTTGAGGTGtatctcttgctgtctctggtAGTcatgaggatgggggggggggggggggggtctgagatGCCAGGCACCACTGTTGAGTATTCTGGTGGTGTGATGGGCCTTattcaacgaaacactgatgaaggaaggtgcccagTGAAATGCTTGTGAAGGcaacgttgttgttgttgttgttgttgtcctgctggtcaggttctatggttgagtagtcatgttgttgtgtttagcagttaTGGGCTACAGATGTTAGTTGTTGTGAAGGATACTTTACGGATCTCTGGGCGTGCAGCGCATGTTGTGGCTGTTACAAGCCAGTTATGCATTATTATTGTATCCTGCTGTTCAGGATCTacggttgggcagttgttattatattggttaggttaggctggagtacttgcatgtgacagtgagaagattggctgctgtgggaagtccacAACCAATAGTACAAGGTATTTAACATCTTTCTCTGTGTTACTAAAAAAGGGGTGTAGAGAGATGAGCTTCTAGCTATGTCCATGCGTCCAACTACAACGTTCAAATAATCTGTTATAAATTGGGTTTGTGTCCACTAACCTGGGGATTTGAACTCTCTGAAGGTGAGGTTGGCCAGAGGGAAGTGAACCACAATGGGAGCTTTGGGGTTCTTCTCGTCCTCAAACACGTACACCTCCTTCATGGCCTCTTTCCCCACACGGCTGAAATCGATGTCAGGGAACGGGATCCTGTGATCAGTGCAGTGCTGCTGGGTTTGCTTCAACACCTGAGAAACAGTTAAACGCAGTTAAACAGGGCTGGTctctgagagaaaaagataatCAGTCTTTGTTTAACACCTGACATATTGACAGGTAAACACCTGAACACCtgagaaaaagtaaaaaaaactgttaaaaaGGGCTGGGCTCTGAGAAAAAAGAATAGTCTCCTTTAATTTCCCCTTAATCTGTTTCCTCCTAATCTGTTTTCCCTTACTCTGTTTAATCTGAGTTGGTGAAGGTGATTATCTTCAATGAATTCAGACACTTGTGATAAAAGATTCTAGAGCTCTGCGCTCTAGAATATTTCTGTTAACTTAGTGCCAGGACTGTGAGTATGAGTCTAAATGTAATTTCCAATTTAACATTTCAAAATGATACCTGGAAATATCCAGAATCCAAAATCTGGATAACTGCAAGTCTAGAATGTCACCTGTCCTTATTAT harbors:
- the cdk1 gene encoding cyclin-dependent kinase 1 gives rise to the protein MEDYLKIEKIGEGTYGVVYKGRHKATGKVVAMKKIRLESEEEGVPSTAVREISLLKELQHPNVVRLLDVLMQESKLYLVFEFLSMDLKKYLDSIPSGQFMEPMLVKSYLYQILEGILFCHSRRVLHRDLKPQNLLIDNKGVIKLADFGLARAFGVPVRVYTHEVVTLWYRAPEVLLGASRYSTPVDVWSIGTIFAELATKKPLFHGDSEIDQLFRIFRTLGTPNNDVWPEVETLPDYKNTFPKWKGGNLSTTVKNLNKSAIDLLGKMLIYDPPKRISARQAMNHPYFDDLNKSTLPASNTRI